The Tautonia plasticadhaerens nucleotide sequence GCCGACGGGGACGTTGCGGTGGAGCATCGGCGGCTGGAGATAGCTGAGCACCGGCGACAGTTCGTTGCGGTTGCTGTCGATGTGGCCGTTGGCCACGAAGCAATCGGGCCAGCCGTCGTTGTCGAAGTCGGCCAGGGCGCAGCCCCAGCCGACGTACGGCCGGCTGTCATCAACCAGGCCGACTTCCGCCGAGGAATCATGGAAGCCGGCCGGCGGGACTCCCCCGCGATCGGCGGTCGCCGACGTCGAGTCGGTCAGGTTCCGGTAAAGGGCGGTGTACTCGTACTGGAAGTTGGATGCCAGGAGCTCGGGCAGGCCGTCGCCGTCGCAGTCCTCGGCGTCGACCCCCATGCTCGCCTGCGGCCCGCCCGTGGCATCGAGCCCGGCCCCCGAGGTCTCGGTCGCGTCCTCGAACGTCCCGTCGCCCCTGTTGAGGAAGAGGAAATTCGGCCGCAAGTCGTTCACGACGTAGAGGTCGACCAGGACATCGCCGTTGAGATCGGCCGCCACGGCGCCGAAGCCGCGACCGTCGTCGCGGCCCAACCCCGCCTCGTCGGTCACGTCGGTGAACGTCCCCTCGCCGTCATTGCGGTAGAGCATATGCCTGGCCGTCGGGACACCGCCGGGCTGGCAGTAGATGGGGATCCGATCGGAACCGCAGGGCCTGGGAGTCCGCAGGAACTCGTAATCGCCGTAGTTGGCGACGAAGAGGTCCAGGTCGCCGTCTCCGTCGTAGTCGAGCATGACCCCGCCCATCGACCAGGCCGGCGCGTCGATCCCGGCGTCCCGGCTGACGTCCCGAAACGTGCCGTCGCCTTCGTTGAGGAAGAGGGCGTTCGGGCCGACGTTGCACAGGAAGAGGTCCTGGTCGCCGTCGTTGTCGACGTCCCCGGCGATGATCCCGTGGCAGAACCCGCGGAAGTCCAGGCCGGCCTCCGCGGTCACGTCCTCGAACATGCCACCGCCGAGGTTCTTGTAAAGCTTGTTCGGGCCGGCCTCGGCCGTCCCCAGCGGGAGGAAGGTGCAGGTGGCGAAGTAGAGGTCGAGTCGGCCGTCGCCGTCGTAGTCGACCATCGCCACGCCCGAGCCGAAGGCGGTCGGGAAGTACCGGTCGGCGGTCGTGCCGGAGACGTGGACGAAGTCAACCCCACTCCCCTCGAGGATGTCGGTAAACCGGAAGGGGCTGGGGGTCTTCGGCGTGGTCGCCAGCGAATCCGCCAGGCCGAGATACGCCATGCGATCGCTCAGGCCGAAGCGGAGTCCGATCTCCTCATGACTCGCCACGACGATCCGACCGGTCTGGGCCCCCGTCCCGGCCGGATCGTCGTTGGGGTTCGCCTCGCAACCGGCCATGACCAGCGTGAGGCCCGCGATCGCCCGGCATGAGGCCCCGCCTCGACTTCCCCGAGTCGACCAAGCCATGCAAGATGCCTCCGGGTCGTCGGGTTCACCCGACGACCATCAGGGTCCGCCCGGAGAGGCGGTGAATCGGCTCAGGCCTTCTCACTCCGGCTCGGCCCGGGGACCACCAGGGCCGCGCCGACCGCGGCGAGGCTCGCGACGAGGAGACGGGCCAGCAACCGGGGGAGCCACTCCAACGCCGTCGGCTCGAAGGTCCGGCCCAGCGGGAACGCCAAGGCGCCCACGATCTCGTAGATGGCCGCCCCGAGCGATGCGCCGACCAGGCCGCCGATCAGGCCCCTCGCCCCCTGGACGCGTCCTCCCCATCCCAGCCCGAACGCGAGGCCGCCTGCGGCGCCGATCGCCCCCCAGATCCCGGCGTGCATGAGCAGCGGCTGAACGAGTCCTTTCGGGATGAAGTCGGTATATGAGCGATAATAGAGCGTCACGAGGGCCAGGGCCGCCACCGTCCCCGCGACGGTACCCGAAACCAGTCCGACCAAAGCAGCGCGCAACCCCCGGGCGGCAGAGCGGCGGATTCGCCCGCCGGTCAGGCCCAGGGCCGCCCCGAGCATCGCCCCGAACAGCCCCGAGGAGAGGGCCACGTTCTTCACGGTGGCGGCCGCGCTCGCCGCGGGCGTGATCAACTCGGTCTCGACGCCGCTCCGGATGACCGCCGGCACGCGCTCGGGCTCGAAGACGCCCTCGGCCACCTCGCCGACAAGCCAGGAGACGGCCCCGACCGCCAGGCCAACGGCAAAGGTCAGCAGGAGGGCGGGACGGCCGAGGCCGGCCGGGGCCGGCCCGCCTCTCGGGGGCGAGCCCGGCAAGCCCCTCGACTCCTCGGAGATCTCCCCGGGAACAGGAGTCGGTTCGGGGGCTGATCCAGTCATGGTTCGCACGTCCCTCCCTTCGGCTTTGGATGCGGGATCAATCGCGGAGTGGTCCCCGCTCGCGACGAACGGTCGTCTCTCTGGGATGGAGATCGCCCGGCCCCTCCCGCGCCGGATGATGCTCGGTTTCACCCAACCCGGGACGCGACGGCGGATGGGTATCCGCCCGGGGCGCCGGTGGCGAGTGCCCCGACTCCTGCTGGGGCGGGAGGCGGGGGAGCCCCGCCGAACTGACTACCCCCCGAGTTCGGGGCCCGCTTACCGCTCCCGATCCGCACCGGCCCTCGTCAATTGGCACCGCCCCCCGGCGTCCGCTTCATCATCTCGGGCGACCAACTCTTGGGCCCGCCCTGTTCCATCATTTTCTTGAATGCGGGGTCGTTGAATCGCTCGCTTTCCTGGAGCCTCCGGGTCGGGGCCGGGATCTCGTCGAGGCCGGTCGCCGCCGCCGGCTCGCCCCCGCCGCAGCCGGATACGAGGCATGCCAGGGCGGCCGCCCCGGTCGCCGCACGCAGACAACGCATCGATTCGTCCTCCTTGGGAGGGGCTGGTCAACCCCCGGGCCCGGATTCGATCCGCCCCGTGTAAGGCGTCAGCCCCCCTATGTCGGAACGCCCCCGGGGCTTGCCCCGGCAGGCGAGATTAATAGGCGTCGGCCGAGATGACCTCGCCCCCCTTGCGTGAGCCCAGGGCCCACCAGGTCTCCTGGGCGATCGTGTCCTTCACAAATCGGACCGAGCCGTCGCCCATGCAGACGTTGACCCCGCCGGGGTGGTCGCTGGTCGCCGTGATCGCGGCGGCGAACCCCCCCTGGGAGCCATCGGCGGAGAAGTCGAACAGGCCCCCCTGCCTCCCAGTGCACGAGTCGCTGTTCGGGGTCATCACGTGGGTGTAGCCGGTGGTCGCGGTGCTGAAGCCCTGGGCCAGGGCCCAGGCCGCCCCGAAGGACTCCGCGCTCGATGGCTGCGTCCCGTTGGGGATGCTCTTGCACGCGGCGACGAACGATCGCAGATTCGCCACGTCGCCGGTGTCGTAGGTCAGGACGATCGAGTCGAGCTGGAACAGGGCCCGCTTGGCGGTATTCGACCCGGCGGGGGAGGGCGGGCCCGCGAAGATGAGGTGCTCGCTGAACAGCGCCGTGTTGCTGGTCCCGTCCCTCGCCGAGGCCAGGGAGGCCACGCCCGCGGTGCTGGGCACCCCGAAGGCCCCCTTGGAGGGGATGATCAGGCCGCTGCACGAGGCGAACTGAGCGGGGCCGCCGTAGTTCCCGGCATAATTGGTGCGGGCGAAGTCCCCCCCCGTGAGGAGCGTCGGCTGGGTGTTGATGCTCTCGGAGGGGCATAACATGGACGAGATGACCGTCAGGCCGACTGTCGTGTTCTGCCTGAAGTCCTGCCCGGTGAAGCTCCCCAGGTCGAGCGGGGGGACGTCGAAGTTGAGGGCATTGTAGAGGGCCTGCTGCTCGATGTGCGGCAGGATGGCGTCGGACCACGAGACATTCCACGCCCATCCGGCCCCCCAATTCGGCATCGAATAGGACGGGAAGACCTGATTCGAATCGATGTAATTGTGGACCGCCAGGCCGAGCTGCTTGAGGTTGTTGGTGCACTGGGCGCGTCGGGCCGCCTCGCGCGCCGCCTGGACGGCGGGCAGCAGCAGGGCGATCAGGACGCCGATGATGGCGATCACCACCAGCAGCTCGATCAACGTGAAGCCACGCCTCGTCGCTCCCGAGTTCCAAACCATCGGAGTGCCTCTTCGTCGTTTCGGGATCCAGGCAGGGACGCCGACCGCGACCACATCGGTTCCACGCCAGCCCGACCACCCAGTGGGGTCGGACGCGATTCTCGTATCGCGGGAGCGGCCAGGAATGTCCCATCGGCAAATATGAACGGCCCGTTGCCTTGTCGGGCCGGGAGGATAGGTGCGTAGATCACTTCTAGCAGGATTGTTATCCTGGGCCAAGGAGTAAACGGGGAGTTCATTGGAGTGATCCGGCATCCGAACTTCCTGGCCTGGCGCAGACCCATTGGCTCGGGCTTCGCCGGTTGGAAACCCCGAGGCCCCGGTCCGCTCGCGGAAGAAGACGGCATCGAGGACACACGCCCGATCGTGCAGACGTCGCTGGGATTCTGTTGGTTCCATCCTCGCCGACTTCGCCGCCTATATCCGAAAGCGGGGCCTTTGGCCGGCCCACCTCAATCCGCGAGGGCTCGCTCGGGCGGCACCGGCCAGACTCGGACGATGGAGAGGCCGCTGGGTCAACGCCGGGGTCCAGGATTCCAGGATTCCAGGATCGCCGAGGCGGTCGCCGGGCCCGGACCCGTCGTCGAGGGCGTCGGCATCCTGCTGGTCCTCGCCTACAGCGAATTCATCGAATAATTCGCGAATCGCAATGAAAGCTGGCGGGTTTTCCGGGCGTCGGCTTCCCTGGCCTCGCCGAGGAAATCCGGTCGTATGGCCGCGATGGCGCCGCTCGATGAGGAGAATCGGAGGCGTACGCGTCCCTTGCCCCGGGGAGAGATCGATGGACGCCCTTCCGAGCCGTCGCCTTCGATTCGCACCGTCGGGCCGTGCCCGCTGGGTCGTCGTCACCATCGCGGCAATCGTCGTTCTCCTCGTGGCCGGCGTGGTGATCCGCGATGAGTTGCGGGCCCGTGCCGCGAGGGAGGCCGCGCGCCGCTCGCTGGCGGACGGGCGGCTCGCCAAGGCGGAGGAAGCCCTCGGCCGCTGGCTGGGCGTGCGGCCGAGGGCTGCGGAGGCCCACTTCCTCAAAGCCCGGGTGGCACTCGGGCAGGAGCGGCCTCAGGAGGCGGTCGTGGAGTTGGTCACCGCCCGGGCGCTGGGCTATCCGGCCGCCCCGATCGACCGGCTCGAGGCCATCCTCAGGGCCCGGGCCGGCCAGCACGCCGAGGCCGTGCCGATCCTCCGTCGCATCCTGGAGGGCTCCGAGGCGCCCGACCCCGAGGTCGCGGAGGCGCTCGCCCGCGTGTATCTCGAGACGTATCGCTTCCGGGCCGCCGCCGACGCGATCGATCGCTGGATCCGGGACGCCCCGGACGACGCCACGCCCTACCTCTGGCGCACCGAAGTCCGGGAGCGACTCGACCCGGACCGCGAGGCCCAGATTGACGACTATCGGGCGGCCCTGGAACGCGACCCGGGCCTCGACCGGGCCCAGCTCGGGCTGGCCGATGCGCTCCGCCTGACGGGGCGCACGGAGGAGGCCGCCGCCGCATATGCCTCGTACCTCGCCCGCAGGCCCGACGACCCGGCCGGGCACCTAGGCGCCGGCCTCGTCGCCGAAGACCGGGGGGACGAGGAGTCGGCGGCCCTCCACCTCGACCGGACGCTGGCGCTCGATCCGGCCAACGCCCCGGCGCTCTCGGCACGGGCCTCGATCGCGATGCGTCGCGGCGAGCAAGACGCCGCGCTGGCCCTGCTGGACCGGGCCGTCCGACACGCCCCCCACGACCTCGAGGTCCGCTATCGCCGCGGCCTCTGCCTCGCCCGGCTCGGGCGTCTCGACGAAGCCCTTGCGGAGCAGCAGGTCGCGGCACGACTGAAGGAGGACGACCGGCGACTGGCTGAGATCCAGCAGCAACTCATCCAGAATCCCGGGGACCCGGCGCTCCAGGTCGAGATCGCCCGCTGGCTGATCGAGCACGGTCACGAGGAGGAAGGCATCCGTTGGGCCCGGAAGGTCCTCGGCGAGCGGCCGGATGATCGCGAGGCGAATCGGTTAATGGCCCGGATCCATGAACGGGCCGGCGATCACGGGCTCGCGAACTATTTCCGCCTCCAGGCCGAGGCGTCGCCCCCTTCGAAGTGAGGCCGGGGCGGCATCGAAGGTGCCCAACGCCTCGGGTGAGGGGCGATCTCGGGCCGATCCCGCCAGGCATCGGGCGCCTCGCGCGTGTCCCCGGGTCCCGGGCCGTCCGAGTCTTGAACGGCGCCCATGCCCTCGGTGCCGGCGGCGGAGGACGCGCTTGCCCCTGGAATGGAGCCCATCCAACGCGCATCCTGGGGATGCGAGGGTCGCTCATGCAATCGACGCAGGCCGGGATCCCGGGCAATCTCCGGGAATGGCTCTCGCGAGGCCAGCCAATCATCGGCGCCGGCTCGGGATTCGGCAACCCGGCCCGATGCGAGGAGGCCGGGAGCGTCCGCCTGACCGGCATCCGCGAGTCAGGCCGGCGCCGGATGGCCGGGAGGGGTTCGCCATCATCGAGCAAGCCCGTCGCTTTACGAAGGGGAGGCCCCACCGCGTCGGGCTCCCGCAGCCGGATCAAGGAGTCGCAGCGCGTTCCTCTTCGGACCCTAACCCGAGGATGATGCCCGCCATGCCCCGCAAGTTCGTGCTTCTCCTCGGCGTCCTCTCGCTCCTGATCGCGGAGGCCCCGGCCCGCGGCCGGGACACGGACGGCGCGGGGGCCCCGACCCGCCCGGTCGAGACGTGGGCCGATCCCGGGCTGACGCTCACCCGAGGCCTCGTGCTCTGGCTGGACGCGGGCCGACTGAACGCCGCCCGCGAGGGGTACGGACTCCCCGAGGTGGTCAACGGCTCCGCGATCGATGTCTGGCACGACGCCTCGGGCCACGGCCGCCACCTCGTCCAGCCGCGAGTGGACGTCCGGCCGACCTTCGAGGACGGGGCCGTGCGCTTCGATGGGATTGCAAGCCACCTTGAGCGGCAGGGGGCGGACCTGCGGCTTGAGGGGTTCACCCTGTTCCTCGTGGCCGCCCCCTTCAGCAACGCGGGCGGCTTCCGCGGCTTCCTGGCGCTGAATCAGGAGGGCCAGGACGACTTCACCAGCGGCCTGACCGTCGACATGGGCTTCGGGTTCACCGGGCGGTTCGAGGCGCTGAACGTCGAGGGGGAGGGCTTCGGCGGGATGGCCGACCTGATGTTCGACCCCTCCGAATTCGGGATCGTCCGCCGGGTGACCATCACCTCGATATCCGGCGCCAGCGGCACGAGGCTCCGCGTCGACGGCCAGTCCAACGGCGCCCGCGACCGCCAGGAGTCGATTCTCGACGTGGATCGGATCACCGTGGGGGCCCGCCGGCACGGCATCCCCGTGGAGACCCGAGGGTTCCTCGACGGCGACCTACTGCACGTACTCCTCTACGACCGCGTGCTCGACGACGTCGAGCGGCGGGAGGTCGAGGCGTATCTCGCCCGCCGCCTCGGCGGGGAGGGCCGGGTGGTCCGCCTCGAGAAGGACGTGGTCGGCACGCCGCTGGTGTCCATCGAGGATCCGCCGCCGGTGCAGGTCCTGGTGCCGGGCGTCTCGGCGAGGGAATTGCCCGTCGAGCTGTCGAACATCAACAACGTCGCCTATCGCGGCGACGGCGTGCTGGTGGCACTGGCCTACGACGGGGACATCCACCTGCTGACCGACGGCGACGACGACGGGCTGGAGGAGACGGTCGGGCGATTCTGGGAGAACACGGGGAGCCTCGTCGCCCCGATCGGCATGGCGTTGACGCCCCCGGGCGACCCCCGCGGAGACGGCGTCTTCGTGGCCTCCAAGGGCAAGGTCTCGCTGATCCTCGATCGCGACCGCGATAGGGAGGCCGACGAGGAAATCATCGTCGCCAGCGGCTGGAAGGAGCTGCCGCATGGGGTCGACGCGCTGGGGGTGGCGGTCGACGAGGCCGGCCACGTCTACTTCGGGCTCGGGACGACGAACTTCACCAACCCCTACCTCGTCGGCCTGGACGGGAGGGCGGCATACCGCCTGGATGACGAGCATGGCTCGATCCAGGAAGTCTCCCCCGACTTCCAGCATCGCCGGATCATCGCCACGGGGATCCGCTTCCCGGTCGCCCTGGCCTTCAACCGCCACGGCGACCTCTTCGCGACCGACCAAGAGGGCGCGACCTGGCTGCCCAACGGCAACCCGTTCGACGAGCTGCTGCACATCCAGCCTGGCCGGCACTACGGCTTCCCGCCCCGGCACCCGGACCACCTGCCGTCGGTGATCGACGAGCCGAGCGTCTTCGACTACGCCCCGCAGCACCAGTCGACCTGTGGCCTGACCTTCAATGAGCCGGTGGGCGGCGGGCCGACCTTCGGCCCGCCGCACTGGGCCGGGGATGCGATCGTCGCCGGGTACTCGCGGGGCAAGCTCTTCCGCACGGAGATGGGGAGGACCGCCGCCGGCTACGTGGCAAGGAACCACATCCTGGCCGTCCTGGACAGGCTCGCCGTCGACGCCTGCGTCTCACACGCGGGCGACCTGGTCGTCGCCGCCCACAGCGGCCTGCCGGACTGGGGCAGCGGGCCGGCCGGGGAGGGCAGGCTCTACAAGCTCTCGTACGACGACCCCGAGGCGCCCCAGCCCGTACTCGCCTGGGCTCCGAGCCCGCAAGAGGTGCGCATCGCGTTCGACCGGCCGCTCGACCCGGCCGGGCTGGAGGGGCTGGCCGGGACGATCGCGATCGAGTACGGCGCGGCCGTCCGGCCCGGCGACCGGTTCGAGTCGCTTCGCCCCGGATACGAGGTGGTGGGGCGGCAAATGAACGCCCCCCGGTTCGAGCTGCCGATCCTCTCGACCGGCGTTTCTCCCGATCGACGGACGCTGATTCTTGCGACCGCCCCGCACCCGGAGGCATCCTCCTACGCCATCACGCTGCCGGGCCTCGGGCGGCCAGAGGCTACGCAAGACCCGCCCGGCGCGCTGGCTCAGGCCGCCGCCGTCGACCTCGGGTACGACCTCTCGGGCGTCGAGGCGTCCTGGCTCGCCGAGGACGGGGGCGAGCGCTGGTCCGGCTGGCTGCCGCACGTCAACCTCGACCTCGCCCGGGAGTTCACCGCGGGGAGTGCCGAACATGATTGGCTCTGGGATGCGATCGGGCGACCGGGACGGCTTACGCTGCGGACCAAAATTGACCTCTGGCAGATGCTCCGCCCGGCCGTGCAGCCGGGATCGACCATCGATTATTCCCTGCCGGGCGAGGAGGTCACCGTCGTTTTCTCGGCCTCCGCGCCGATCGAGCTGACCACGCCGGACAGGACCTCTCCCCCCGAAGCCGGCGGGGACGGCCGACCTCGCGTCGCGGTCGTCGTGACGCCGGAGGGGCGCGAGCCCGTGCCGGTGGAGATCACCCTCGAAACCGGAGGGCGGCCGTCCCTCGATGTGACCTGGACGACTCGGGAGGACGCCCGGCCTCGGGCGCTGCCCCTGCGGCGCGTCCTCGTGCCGTGGGCCACGCTCGAGTCGGGCACCGAGGCGGTCGCGGGTCGGGTCATCCCCGAACTGGAGGGAGGCGACTGGGCACGCGGCCGGGCCGTCTTCTTCGGCGAGCAGGCGCGGTGCTCCTCGTGTCATGCGGTCCGGGGCCGGGGAGGCGCGATCGGCCCGGACCTCTCGAACCTGATCCACCGCGACTACGCGTCGGTCCTCCGCGACATCCAGACGCCGGGCGCCGCCCTCAATCCGGATTACATCGCCCACGCCGTCGCGCTAGCCGACGGCCGCGTCCTCCAGGGGACGCTCCGCACGGATGGCGCCCGGCTCATCGTGGGCGATGTGGAAGGCCGCGAGACGATCGTCGACCGCGCGGAGGTCGAGGCCACGTCCCCCTCGTCGGCCTCGATCATGCCCGAGGGGATCGACTCGGACCTCGGGGCGGACGGGCTGCGCGACGTGATGACCTTCCTGCTGACCGACCCGCTGGGCCCCGCACCGGGCCAGGAGGGCTCCCCGCCCCCGCGCAGCCGGGCGGACCTCGACGCGGTCCTGGAGGGCAGGGATCCGGTCGAGGATCCGGGGTCGATCCTGGTCGTCCTGGCCGCCGGCCGGAAGGAC carries:
- a CDS encoding ThuA domain-containing protein, which gives rise to MPRKFVLLLGVLSLLIAEAPARGRDTDGAGAPTRPVETWADPGLTLTRGLVLWLDAGRLNAAREGYGLPEVVNGSAIDVWHDASGHGRHLVQPRVDVRPTFEDGAVRFDGIASHLERQGADLRLEGFTLFLVAAPFSNAGGFRGFLALNQEGQDDFTSGLTVDMGFGFTGRFEALNVEGEGFGGMADLMFDPSEFGIVRRVTITSISGASGTRLRVDGQSNGARDRQESILDVDRITVGARRHGIPVETRGFLDGDLLHVLLYDRVLDDVERREVEAYLARRLGGEGRVVRLEKDVVGTPLVSIEDPPPVQVLVPGVSARELPVELSNINNVAYRGDGVLVALAYDGDIHLLTDGDDDGLEETVGRFWENTGSLVAPIGMALTPPGDPRGDGVFVASKGKVSLILDRDRDREADEEIIVASGWKELPHGVDALGVAVDEAGHVYFGLGTTNFTNPYLVGLDGRAAYRLDDEHGSIQEVSPDFQHRRIIATGIRFPVALAFNRHGDLFATDQEGATWLPNGNPFDELLHIQPGRHYGFPPRHPDHLPSVIDEPSVFDYAPQHQSTCGLTFNEPVGGGPTFGPPHWAGDAIVAGYSRGKLFRTEMGRTAAGYVARNHILAVLDRLAVDACVSHAGDLVVAAHSGLPDWGSGPAGEGRLYKLSYDDPEAPQPVLAWAPSPQEVRIAFDRPLDPAGLEGLAGTIAIEYGAAVRPGDRFESLRPGYEVVGRQMNAPRFELPILSTGVSPDRRTLILATAPHPEASSYAITLPGLGRPEATQDPPGALAQAAAVDLGYDLSGVEASWLAEDGGERWSGWLPHVNLDLAREFTAGSAEHDWLWDAIGRPGRLTLRTKIDLWQMLRPAVQPGSTIDYSLPGEEVTVVFSASAPIELTTPDRTSPPEAGGDGRPRVAVVVTPEGREPVPVEITLETGGRPSLDVTWTTREDARPRALPLRRVLVPWATLESGTEAVAGRVIPELEGGDWARGRAVFFGEQARCSSCHAVRGRGGAIGPDLSNLIHRDYASVLRDIQTPGAALNPDYIAHAVALADGRVLQGTLRTDGARLIVGDVEGRETIVDRAEVEATSPSSASIMPEGIDSDLGADGLRDVMTFLLTDPLGPAPGQEGSPPPRSRADLDAVLEGRDPVEDPGSILVVLAAGRKDHGPGEHDYPLWQRRWSALLATDEAVRVETADGWPAPRQLDEADVIVFYSNNPGWDEAKAAELDRFLSRGGGVVLIHYAVDGHEAVDALADRIGLAWQGGASQFRHGPLRVDLSGAEHPITRGFEMLDIVDESYWNLVGDPGSVEVLGTGIEDGEPRPLFWTRRVGEGRVFVSIPGHYTWTFDDPLFRMLILRGIAWVAGEPVDRFNELATLGARLRD
- a CDS encoding tetratricopeptide repeat protein translates to MDALPSRRLRFAPSGRARWVVVTIAAIVVLLVAGVVIRDELRARAAREAARRSLADGRLAKAEEALGRWLGVRPRAAEAHFLKARVALGQERPQEAVVELVTARALGYPAAPIDRLEAILRARAGQHAEAVPILRRILEGSEAPDPEVAEALARVYLETYRFRAAADAIDRWIRDAPDDATPYLWRTEVRERLDPDREAQIDDYRAALERDPGLDRAQLGLADALRLTGRTEEAAAAYASYLARRPDDPAGHLGAGLVAEDRGDEESAALHLDRTLALDPANAPALSARASIAMRRGEQDAALALLDRAVRHAPHDLEVRYRRGLCLARLGRLDEALAEQQVAARLKEDDRRLAEIQQQLIQNPGDPALQVEIARWLIEHGHEEEGIRWARKVLGERPDDREANRLMARIHERAGDHGLANYFRLQAEASPPSK
- a CDS encoding CRTAC1 family protein, coding for MAWSTRGSRGGASCRAIAGLTLVMAGCEANPNDDPAGTGAQTGRIVVASHEEIGLRFGLSDRMAYLGLADSLATTPKTPSPFRFTDILEGSGVDFVHVSGTTADRYFPTAFGSGVAMVDYDGDGRLDLYFATCTFLPLGTAEAGPNKLYKNLGGGMFEDVTAEAGLDFRGFCHGIIAGDVDNDGDQDLFLCNVGPNALFLNEGDGTFRDVSRDAGIDAPAWSMGGVMLDYDGDGDLDLFVANYGDYEFLRTPRPCGSDRIPIYCQPGGVPTARHMLYRNDGEGTFTDVTDEAGLGRDDGRGFGAVAADLNGDVLVDLYVVNDLRPNFLFLNRGDGTFEDATETSGAGLDATGGPQASMGVDAEDCDGDGLPELLASNFQYEYTALYRNLTDSTSATADRGGVPPAGFHDSSAEVGLVDDSRPYVGWGCALADFDNDGWPDCFVANGHIDSNRNELSPVLSYLQPPMLHRNVPVGDSGAIAPGVGRRFQLATLGVGPYFASRHAGRGAAFGDLDDDGDIDIVVNHRDGAPAILRNDTPGNHAWIRLELVGDRSNRDAIGARVEVEAGGRTITRQRKSGSSMCSSNDPRLLVGLGSVEEVARLRIRWPSGTVSTLEQLATNTTYEVFEPDNEEGEVAAVAMP
- a CDS encoding DUF1559 family PulG-like putative transporter — its product is MVWNSGATRRGFTLIELLVVIAIIGVLIALLLPAVQAAREAARRAQCTNNLKQLGLAVHNYIDSNQVFPSYSMPNWGAGWAWNVSWSDAILPHIEQQALYNALNFDVPPLDLGSFTGQDFRQNTTVGLTVISSMLCPSESINTQPTLLTGGDFARTNYAGNYGGPAQFASCSGLIIPSKGAFGVPSTAGVASLASARDGTSNTALFSEHLIFAGPPSPAGSNTAKRALFQLDSIVLTYDTGDVANLRSFVAACKSIPNGTQPSSAESFGAAWALAQGFSTATTGYTHVMTPNSDSCTGRQGGLFDFSADGSQGGFAAAITATSDHPGGVNVCMGDGSVRFVKDTIAQETWWALGSRKGGEVISADAY